The following are from one region of the Actinoplanes sp. L3-i22 genome:
- a CDS encoding HAD family phosphatase: MTIEAIVFDLDGVIIDSEEVWEEVRRGYVAEHGREFLPDTQDRMMGMSTAEWSAHLADEVGVPVPAPRVAAEVLDRMAKRYAESLPLIPGAVDAVRLLGQRYRLALASSSARILIDKVLATAGLTDEFEVTLSTEEVPRGKPAPDVYLTAVRKLGLTPAVCAAIEDSSNGLRSAGAAGLAVIAVPHGVYPPAEDALALASLVVKAVTEVTPEVVAGLR, translated from the coding sequence GTGACCATCGAGGCGATCGTCTTCGACCTGGACGGCGTGATCATCGACTCCGAGGAGGTCTGGGAGGAGGTCCGCCGGGGCTACGTGGCCGAGCACGGCCGCGAGTTCCTGCCGGACACCCAGGACCGGATGATGGGCATGAGCACCGCCGAGTGGTCCGCGCACCTGGCCGACGAGGTGGGCGTCCCGGTGCCGGCCCCGCGGGTCGCGGCGGAGGTGCTCGATCGGATGGCGAAGCGGTACGCGGAGTCGCTGCCGCTCATCCCGGGCGCGGTCGACGCCGTCCGCCTCCTCGGGCAGCGGTACCGGCTGGCGCTGGCCAGCTCGTCCGCCCGGATCCTGATCGACAAGGTGCTGGCGACGGCCGGGCTGACCGACGAGTTCGAGGTCACCCTGTCGACCGAGGAGGTGCCCCGCGGCAAACCGGCGCCGGACGTCTACCTGACCGCGGTGCGGAAGCTCGGTCTCACCCCGGCGGTCTGCGCCGCGATCGAGGACTCCAGCAACGGCCTGCGCTCGGCCGGCGCCGCCGGGCTGGCCGTGATCGCCGTCCCGCACGGCGTCTACCCGCCGGCCGAGGATGCGCTGGCCCTGGCGTCGCTGGTGGTCAAGGCGGTCACCGAGGTCACGCCCGAGGTCGTCGCGGGCCTGCGATAA
- a CDS encoding class E sortase — protein MDQRAQDDSDGLEPTGVGTGRHRSRDALTGETVVIRTSQAPTGIFAARKPGPPRQPTARPPALPDLAAQAAKAGTEPITALETEEEDSPKRGERVVKLRPEQTGEGYRSVYSELTRPTLTSRIRGGVRVSGELAMTLGLVVMLFAAYEIWGNGAEVQAHQDTLSSELDQQWDNPVLGPTGPKGPAAPGGSLIGRLYIPKLDKEWVVVDGVRDIDIKFGPGHYPGTAMPGQIGNFSVAGHRIPKTFWRIDELGTGDVIGVETQDFWYVYRVYGDETVKPSAVEVVAPVPDRPGVKPTKALLTLTTCTPKGSHAKRLILHAELAAKTPRDESRPDAGRPAALRF, from the coding sequence ATGGATCAGCGTGCACAGGATGACTCCGATGGTCTCGAACCGACGGGGGTCGGGACCGGACGGCACCGCTCGCGGGACGCCCTCACCGGCGAGACGGTTGTCATCCGTACGTCGCAAGCTCCCACCGGGATATTCGCGGCCCGGAAGCCGGGGCCGCCGCGGCAACCCACCGCCCGCCCGCCGGCACTTCCCGATCTTGCGGCGCAAGCCGCGAAAGCCGGCACCGAACCGATCACCGCCCTCGAAACGGAAGAGGAGGACAGCCCCAAACGGGGCGAACGGGTCGTCAAGCTGCGGCCCGAGCAGACCGGCGAGGGGTATCGCAGCGTCTACTCCGAGCTGACCCGGCCCACCCTGACCTCGCGGATCCGCGGCGGCGTCCGGGTCTCCGGGGAGCTGGCCATGACGCTGGGGCTGGTCGTGATGCTGTTCGCGGCCTACGAGATCTGGGGCAACGGCGCCGAGGTGCAGGCCCACCAGGACACCCTCTCCAGCGAGCTGGACCAGCAGTGGGACAACCCGGTGCTCGGCCCGACCGGCCCGAAGGGACCGGCCGCGCCCGGCGGCAGCCTGATCGGCCGGCTCTACATCCCGAAACTCGACAAGGAGTGGGTGGTCGTCGACGGCGTCCGGGACATCGACATCAAGTTCGGCCCCGGGCACTACCCGGGCACCGCGATGCCGGGTCAGATCGGGAACTTCTCGGTCGCCGGGCACCGCATCCCGAAGACGTTCTGGCGGATCGACGAGCTCGGGACCGGTGACGTGATCGGCGTCGAGACCCAGGATTTCTGGTACGTCTACCGGGTCTACGGCGACGAGACCGTCAAGCCCAGCGCCGTCGAGGTCGTCGCCCCGGTCCCCGACCGGCCCGGCGTCAAGCCCACCAAGGCGCTGCTCACGCTGACCACGTGCACGCCCAAGGGCAGCCACGCCAAGCGCCTGATCCTGCACGCCGAACTCGCCGCGAAGACCCCCCGCGACGAGTCCCGGCCTGACGCGGGCCGGCCGGCGGCGCTGCGGTTCTAG